A window of Desulfovibrio sp. X2 contains these coding sequences:
- a CDS encoding VanZ family protein gives MYLEPRQMQGAGLAAARSGRRRRARTVWLVSLLVTAVGALFPHGSLPPGHFLRVGYDHWAHSLDWAWLTALPFLFLHRSRALTMSLGLVGFGLLIEVLQFFVPGRGCQLSDLASDIVGAAIGVCAGLLLQRHFQE, from the coding sequence ATGTACCTTGAACCACGGCAAATGCAAGGGGCGGGGCTTGCCGCCGCCCGCAGCGGGAGGCGGCGCCGCGCGCGCACCGTCTGGCTCGTCTCGCTGCTCGTCACCGCCGTCGGCGCGCTCTTCCCGCACGGCAGCCTGCCGCCGGGCCATTTCCTGCGGGTGGGCTACGACCACTGGGCCCACTCCCTGGACTGGGCCTGGCTGACGGCCCTGCCCTTCCTCTTCCTGCACCGCAGCCGGGCCCTGACCATGTCCCTCGGGCTCGTCGGCTTCGGCCTGCTCATCGAGGTGCTGCAGTTCTTCGTGCCCGGCCGGGGCTGCCAGCTCAGCGACCTGGCGAGCGACATCGTGGGCGCGGCCATCGGGGTCTGCGCCGGGCTGCTCCTGCAGCGCCATTTCCAGGAATGA
- a CDS encoding ATP-binding protein, whose product MGEARQMSPLSADQIGQEARSRLSEGLKAASEDILERVLQYAERQGYTRRTTMHRGAWEMSVEGLRRALVSSLVAGSPLEFEPEDRFSEGSAADFAIAEARAHRGRGVPLSMFLGLFKYYRSGFLEAARALASGDAEAEAFGLLVSRFFDRVELGMVEEWIGHGADERLAELQAANRLLTSEKNTYQAAFENAFAPVFIFGPEREIRACNLAGGRLIADTIDRSSGDYGEVCSEALKDCQGDRFSGARTGDVVPWLAEGLEAFVESGEDQRRIEIEQLVAGEPRTLQVAFARMRTASRELGGVVAGITDITPLRAQEREVREGRTMLQRVLDGIGAGILVVDPKDMGIVYCNERAAEIVGRSRKELLGTGAVAVGFLDNHNAPLGLQPLLSKPRTLEDLRLKRPDGAIIPVSMTVLTAPLQGELKIVKVIFDISRQKELERRILNSQKLESIGQLAAGIAHEINTPIQYIGGNVDFFESAFSAYERAVEGLARTLSEEAPGSPPAGEALRRTAGELALFREEIPPALEQTKGGVERVATIVQGIRRFSHPGGNSRRPTDLNKAVHTTIEVARNEWKHVADVDLDLAPDLPMVWCSPGDINQVLLNVVVNAAHAIADKVKHEGGKGSIRIATREDDGAVVVTLADTGMGIKPEHQNKIFDPFFTTKAPGLGTGQGLSIVHAIIEQHQGSITFASTPGEGTTFHIRIPIGEAPPQGDE is encoded by the coding sequence ATGGGCGAGGCACGGCAGATGTCCCCGCTTTCCGCCGACCAGATAGGGCAGGAAGCCAGGAGTCGGCTCTCCGAAGGGCTCAAGGCGGCTTCGGAGGACATCCTGGAGCGCGTCCTGCAGTATGCCGAGCGCCAGGGCTACACCCGCCGCACGACCATGCACCGCGGGGCCTGGGAGATGTCCGTGGAGGGCCTGCGGCGCGCCCTGGTCTCCTCCCTGGTCGCGGGCAGCCCGCTCGAGTTCGAGCCGGAGGATCGCTTCTCCGAAGGCTCGGCGGCCGATTTCGCCATCGCCGAGGCCCGGGCGCACCGGGGACGGGGCGTGCCCCTGTCCATGTTCCTCGGACTCTTCAAGTACTACCGCTCGGGCTTTCTCGAGGCCGCGCGCGCCCTCGCCTCCGGGGACGCGGAGGCGGAGGCCTTCGGCCTGCTCGTGAGCCGCTTCTTCGACCGCGTGGAGCTCGGGATGGTCGAGGAATGGATCGGCCACGGCGCGGACGAGCGCCTGGCCGAGCTGCAGGCGGCCAACCGCCTCCTGACGAGCGAGAAGAACACCTACCAGGCGGCCTTCGAGAACGCCTTCGCGCCGGTCTTCATCTTCGGTCCCGAGCGCGAGATCCGCGCCTGCAACCTGGCCGGAGGGCGGCTGATAGCCGACACCATCGACCGTTCGTCGGGCGACTACGGGGAGGTCTGCTCCGAAGCCCTGAAGGACTGTCAAGGCGACAGGTTCAGCGGCGCCAGGACCGGCGACGTCGTTCCCTGGCTCGCCGAGGGGCTCGAGGCCTTCGTGGAGAGCGGCGAGGATCAGCGCCGCATAGAGATCGAGCAGCTCGTGGCGGGGGAGCCCCGCACCCTGCAGGTGGCCTTCGCCCGGATGCGCACCGCGAGCAGGGAGCTGGGCGGCGTGGTGGCGGGCATCACGGACATCACGCCGCTGCGCGCCCAGGAGCGGGAGGTGCGCGAGGGGCGCACCATGCTGCAGCGCGTCCTGGACGGCATCGGCGCGGGCATCCTGGTGGTGGATCCGAAGGACATGGGCATCGTCTACTGCAACGAACGGGCGGCGGAGATCGTCGGGCGGAGCAGGAAGGAGCTGCTCGGGACGGGCGCGGTCGCGGTCGGCTTCCTGGACAACCACAATGCGCCGCTCGGCCTGCAGCCGTTGCTCTCCAAGCCCAGGACCCTGGAGGATCTGCGCCTGAAGAGGCCGGACGGAGCCATCATCCCCGTGTCCATGACCGTGCTCACAGCGCCGCTGCAGGGCGAGCTCAAGATCGTCAAGGTCATCTTCGACATCAGCAGGCAGAAGGAGCTCGAGCGCCGCATACTCAACTCGCAGAAGCTCGAGTCCATCGGCCAGCTGGCCGCGGGCATCGCCCACGAGATCAACACGCCCATCCAGTACATCGGCGGCAACGTGGACTTCTTCGAATCCGCCTTCTCGGCCTACGAGCGCGCGGTGGAGGGGCTGGCGCGGACGCTCTCAGAGGAGGCCCCGGGCTCTCCCCCGGCCGGGGAGGCGCTGCGCAGGACCGCGGGCGAGCTCGCCCTCTTCCGCGAGGAGATCCCCCCGGCCCTGGAGCAGACCAAGGGGGGAGTGGAGCGCGTGGCGACCATCGTGCAGGGCATCCGGCGCTTCTCGCACCCGGGCGGCAACTCCAGGCGGCCCACGGACCTGAACAAGGCCGTGCACACGACCATCGAGGTGGCGCGCAACGAGTGGAAGCACGTGGCCGACGTGGACCTGGACCTCGCCCCGGACCTGCCCATGGTCTGGTGCAGCCCGGGCGACATCAACCAGGTGCTGCTCAACGTGGTGGTCAACGCGGCCCACGCCATAGCGGACAAGGTCAAGCACGAGGGCGGCAAGGGGAGCATCCGCATCGCCACGCGCGAGGACGACGGCGCGGTGGTCGTGACCCTCGCGGACACCGGCATGGGCATCAAGCCCGAGCACCAGAACAAGATCTTCGACCCCTTCTTCACCACCAAGGCCCCGGGGCTCGGAACCGGGCAGGGGCTGTCCATCGTCCACGCCATCATCGAGCAGCACCAGGGGAGTATCACCTTCGCGTCCACGCCGGGAGAGGGAACCACCTTCCATATCCGCATCCCCATAGGCGAGGCTCCGCCCCAGGGAGACGAGTGA
- a CDS encoding flagellar brake protein: MPNVMSEGDIARKVSRLPGSSCRLDPGDGVQLILRCLKGKLEGRYVGTDMESLLLFSLPLIPRIKERLLVDNGVVIKYQRQGGIYQFQSHVLRIILRPTPLLLVAVPSLLFRIDLRTAPRISCMLPMSLQGRFGEHEGVICDLSEHGIRARFKLTGPSGLRKVQAGDSLVSTFSLGDFGEIMAGVTVRRVETRMDAVTLGLQISELDADEAQAIKGYIEKILFILN; the protein is encoded by the coding sequence ATGCCCAACGTCATGTCCGAAGGCGACATCGCACGCAAGGTCTCGCGCCTGCCCGGCTCGAGCTGCCGCCTGGACCCCGGCGACGGAGTCCAGCTGATCCTGCGCTGCCTCAAGGGCAAGCTGGAGGGAAGGTACGTGGGCACGGACATGGAGAGCCTGCTGCTCTTCAGCCTGCCGCTCATCCCGCGCATCAAGGAGCGGCTGCTCGTGGACAACGGCGTGGTGATCAAATACCAGCGCCAGGGCGGCATCTACCAGTTCCAGTCCCACGTGCTGCGCATCATCCTGCGCCCGACACCGCTGCTCCTGGTGGCCGTGCCCTCGCTCCTCTTCCGCATAGACCTGCGCACCGCGCCGCGCATCTCCTGCATGCTGCCCATGTCCCTGCAGGGCCGCTTCGGCGAGCACGAGGGCGTGATCTGCGACCTCTCCGAGCACGGCATCCGGGCGCGCTTCAAGCTCACCGGACCGAGCGGCCTGCGCAAGGTCCAGGCCGGGGACTCGCTGGTGTCCACCTTCAGCCTGGGCGACTTCGGCGAGATCATGGCCGGGGTGACGGTCAGGCGCGTGGAGACGCGCATGGACGCCGTGACGCTCGGCCTGCAGATAAGCGAGCTGGACGCGGACGAGGCCCAGGCCATCAAGGGCTACATCGAGAAGATCCTGTTCATCTTGAACTGA
- a CDS encoding NAD(P)/FAD-dependent oxidoreductase, producing the protein MPTTHATPYDVIIVGAGPAGLFAAYHLAEHSDLSVLLIDKGKGPDKRRCPIAQQTYKDCIKCSPCHILAGVGGAGLFSDGKLNFIHILGKTDLTQFMSVDAAKALIDETEAIFNRFGMDGPVYPTDMDAAKRIRQEARKAGMELLLIKQKHLGSDNLPGHIQGMHDYLTAKGVTIRTGVEVKDVAVSRGRIAGVVTAEGEYACKNVILAPGRVGAEWVGGVARRLGLHLGQRGIEVGVRVETHNDIMNDITDVIYDPTFFIQTQKYDDQTRTFCTNRGGYVAMENYQDFVCVNGHAYMHKKSENTNFAFLSKVILTEPVTDNQAYGESIGRLASIIGGGKPILQRFGDLKRGRRSTWNRVRKGYIQPTLTDVTCGDIAMALPERILTNLMEGLLKLDAVVPGVANDETLLYAPEIKFFATQVETDNDLQTAVKGMYVAGDGPGVAGNIVSAAATALVPAKAIIAKSQGGES; encoded by the coding sequence GTGCCCACCACGCACGCAACCCCGTACGACGTGATCATCGTCGGCGCTGGCCCTGCCGGGCTCTTCGCCGCCTACCACCTGGCCGAGCACTCGGACCTTTCGGTCCTGCTCATCGACAAGGGCAAGGGCCCGGACAAGCGGCGCTGCCCCATCGCCCAGCAGACCTACAAGGACTGCATCAAATGCTCGCCCTGCCACATCCTGGCGGGCGTGGGCGGGGCCGGGCTGTTCTCGGACGGCAAGCTCAACTTCATCCATATCCTGGGCAAGACCGACCTCACGCAGTTCATGTCCGTGGACGCGGCCAAGGCGCTCATCGACGAGACCGAGGCCATCTTCAACCGCTTCGGCATGGACGGCCCGGTCTACCCGACGGACATGGACGCGGCCAAGCGCATCCGCCAGGAGGCGCGCAAGGCGGGCATGGAGCTGTTGCTCATCAAGCAGAAGCACCTGGGCTCGGACAACCTGCCCGGCCACATCCAGGGCATGCACGACTACCTCACGGCCAAGGGCGTGACCATCCGGACCGGCGTGGAGGTCAAGGACGTGGCCGTGTCCAGGGGCCGCATCGCGGGCGTGGTCACGGCCGAGGGCGAGTACGCCTGCAAAAACGTCATCCTGGCCCCGGGCCGGGTGGGCGCGGAATGGGTCGGCGGCGTGGCGCGGCGCCTGGGGCTGCACCTGGGCCAGCGCGGCATCGAGGTCGGCGTGCGCGTGGAGACGCACAACGACATCATGAACGACATCACGGACGTGATCTACGATCCGACCTTCTTCATCCAGACCCAGAAGTACGACGACCAGACGCGGACCTTCTGCACCAACCGCGGCGGCTACGTGGCCATGGAGAACTACCAGGACTTCGTCTGCGTGAACGGCCACGCCTACATGCACAAGAAGAGCGAGAACACCAACTTCGCCTTCCTCTCCAAGGTCATCCTCACCGAGCCGGTCACGGACAACCAGGCCTACGGCGAGTCCATCGGCCGCCTGGCCTCGATCATCGGCGGGGGCAAGCCCATCCTGCAGCGCTTCGGCGACCTCAAGCGCGGCCGCCGCTCGACGTGGAACCGGGTGCGCAAGGGCTACATCCAGCCCACCCTGACCGACGTGACCTGCGGTGACATCGCCATGGCCCTGCCCGAGCGCATCCTCACCAACCTCATGGAGGGGCTCTTAAAGCTCGACGCGGTGGTCCCGGGCGTGGCCAACGACGAGACGCTCCTCTACGCGCCGGAGATCAAGTTCTTCGCCACCCAGGTGGAAACGGACAACGACTTGCAGACCGCGGTCAAAGGCATGTATGTTGCGGGCGACGGCCCCGGCGTGGCGGGCAACATCGTCTCCGCCGCGGCCACGGCCCTGGTCCCGGCCAAGGCCATCATCGCGAAAAGCCAGGGAGGGGAATCGTGA
- a CDS encoding tetratricopeptide repeat protein produces MDAEISGAYATYTERVRGMGGSAREDRERLLWFAVRVGTQYHVHALNDRMQVSSIKRIIPGGEFDGIYAPEPEIWAQYIEPLVRSLSAKLGEEDALVDLSAVAPEEKGLLKALQISVPGAGSGKFAAARSLLRKAVDRPRDIILRQTRECNVLGIALRKQKDLDGALEHYHKAVRATPEDEHLLFNMARAYFEKGEMDECRNLLEECLARRPDFPEAQAFLRYLDARR; encoded by the coding sequence GTGGACGCCGAGATATCCGGGGCCTACGCCACCTACACGGAGCGCGTGCGCGGCATGGGCGGCTCGGCCCGCGAGGACCGCGAGCGCCTGCTCTGGTTCGCGGTGCGCGTGGGAACGCAGTACCACGTCCACGCCCTGAACGACCGCATGCAGGTCTCGAGCATCAAGCGCATCATCCCCGGCGGCGAATTCGACGGGATCTACGCCCCCGAGCCCGAGATCTGGGCCCAGTACATCGAGCCCCTGGTGCGCTCGCTCAGCGCCAAGCTGGGCGAGGAGGACGCGCTCGTCGACCTCTCCGCCGTTGCCCCCGAGGAGAAGGGTCTGCTCAAGGCCCTGCAGATATCCGTCCCCGGCGCCGGGAGCGGCAAGTTCGCCGCGGCGCGCAGCCTGCTGCGCAAGGCCGTGGACCGGCCGCGCGACATCATCCTGCGCCAGACCAGGGAGTGCAACGTCCTGGGCATCGCGCTGCGCAAGCAGAAGGACCTGGACGGCGCGCTCGAGCACTACCACAAGGCCGTCCGAGCCACGCCGGAGGACGAGCACCTGCTCTTCAACATGGCCCGCGCCTATTTCGAGAAGGGAGAGATGGACGAGTGCCGCAACCTGCTCGAGGAATGCCTCGCGCGGCGGCCCGACTTTCCCGAGGCCCAGGCCTTCCTGCGCTACCTCGACGCCAGGCGCTGA
- a CDS encoding HD domain-containing phosphohydrolase, with product MNRRILFIDDDENILATFRRSLAGRFEVVTTQSPMDGLARLQVEEPYAVVVADQRMPEMDGIELLAKVAKLCPDTVRIMLTGYAELETAILAVNEGSVFRFLTKPCETRVLGQVLDAALEQYRLVTSEKVFLRKTLKGCVELLAEIVSLSNPEAYGRAERAKRLIRELHKRRGLPAFWKVETAAMLSQIGLIFLPPELVEKAQKLGEEKDVQLSATELRDYSVHTELAAQLLGKIPYLEDVGAIIKLQDTLLSAAPDMPLGARALKLALDYDTLAQAGVERHDALDTMRGRDGWYDMDLFPAFERAVCDDTGFARRKLPLSALRPGMVLQEELVADNGVLLMVTDQELTEATLLKLANFRKSHALKPEINVLVPLAQIDEVDGSVKHLL from the coding sequence GTGAACCGCCGCATCCTGTTCATCGACGACGACGAGAACATCCTGGCCACCTTCCGCCGCAGCCTCGCGGGCCGCTTCGAGGTGGTGACCACGCAAAGCCCCATGGACGGCCTGGCCAGGCTGCAGGTGGAGGAACCCTACGCCGTGGTCGTGGCCGACCAGCGCATGCCCGAGATGGACGGCATCGAGCTGCTGGCCAAGGTGGCCAAGCTCTGCCCGGACACGGTGCGCATCATGCTCACGGGCTACGCCGAGCTCGAGACCGCCATCCTGGCGGTGAACGAGGGCAGCGTCTTCCGTTTCCTGACCAAGCCCTGCGAGACGCGCGTGCTCGGCCAGGTGCTGGACGCGGCGCTCGAGCAGTACCGCCTGGTGACCTCGGAGAAGGTCTTCCTGCGCAAGACGCTCAAGGGCTGCGTCGAGCTCCTGGCCGAGATCGTCTCGCTCTCCAACCCGGAGGCTTACGGCCGCGCCGAGCGGGCCAAGCGGCTCATCCGCGAGCTGCACAAGCGCCGGGGGCTGCCCGCCTTCTGGAAGGTGGAGACCGCGGCCATGCTCTCGCAGATCGGCCTGATCTTCCTGCCGCCGGAGCTGGTGGAAAAGGCGCAGAAGCTCGGTGAGGAAAAGGACGTGCAGCTATCGGCCACCGAGCTGCGCGACTACTCCGTGCACACGGAGCTCGCGGCCCAGCTCCTGGGCAAGATCCCCTACCTCGAGGACGTGGGCGCGATCATCAAGCTGCAGGACACCCTGCTCTCCGCCGCGCCGGACATGCCCCTGGGCGCCAGGGCGCTGAAGCTGGCCCTGGACTACGACACCCTCGCCCAGGCGGGCGTCGAGCGGCACGACGCCCTGGACACCATGCGCGGGCGCGACGGCTGGTACGACATGGATCTCTTTCCGGCCTTCGAGCGGGCCGTGTGCGACGACACGGGCTTCGCCCGGCGCAAGCTGCCGCTCTCCGCCCTCCGGCCGGGCATGGTCCTGCAGGAGGAGCTGGTGGCGGACAACGGCGTGCTGCTCATGGTCACGGACCAGGAGCTGACCGAGGCCACGCTGCTCAAGCTGGCCAACTTCCGCAAGTCCCACGCCCTGAAGCCCGAGATCAACGTGCTCGTGCCCCTGGCGCAGATCGACGAGGTGGACGGCAGCGTGAAGCACCTGCTGTAG
- a CDS encoding response regulator, translating into MAPKVLFVDDEEAMLAMIRRQMLLRGAAEARFTAKGEVALAFLEAEPFDVVVADLHMPDMDGADLLAEVARLQPGAARLILSGGYDPSDMVRYALIAHQIILKPVTVDNLLATVDALARLKEVVTNPALAEMVGRMRSLPVVPEVYLRLQKLLSSETVSLEDVGEVIALDPGLTTTILRLCNSAFFGQGREITSPVQAVRLLGTEIIKALALFGGLFRTLSPVEAAAAELSNVWRHSLRTAGCARNIALAARGGVKFSEQCFLAGLLHDIGKILFMDNFPEEYGKIQVWARERQASLHRLEREEFGVCHAEIGAYLMGLWALSPEVTQAVAFHHDLAGSGEPALDILAVLHAADVLEREISGGQGEDDRFDEGYLAAAGCLEHLDEWRRICRENLGEEQTEDQNGGET; encoded by the coding sequence ATGGCGCCCAAGGTCCTTTTCGTCGACGACGAGGAGGCCATGCTGGCCATGATCCGCCGCCAGATGCTCCTGCGCGGCGCGGCCGAGGCGCGCTTCACGGCCAAGGGCGAGGTCGCCCTGGCCTTTCTCGAGGCCGAGCCCTTCGACGTGGTGGTGGCCGACCTGCACATGCCGGACATGGACGGCGCGGACCTGCTCGCCGAGGTGGCCAGGCTCCAGCCCGGGGCCGCACGCCTGATCCTTTCCGGCGGTTACGATCCGTCCGACATGGTGCGATACGCTTTGATCGCGCATCAGATCATCCTCAAGCCCGTGACCGTGGACAATCTGCTGGCAACGGTGGACGCCCTGGCGCGGCTCAAGGAGGTCGTCACCAATCCGGCCCTGGCGGAGATGGTGGGCAGGATGCGCTCCCTGCCCGTGGTCCCGGAGGTCTACCTGCGGCTGCAGAAGCTCCTGTCCAGCGAGACCGTGAGCCTCGAGGACGTGGGCGAGGTCATCGCCCTGGACCCGGGCCTGACCACGACCATCCTGCGCCTGTGCAACTCCGCCTTCTTCGGCCAGGGCAGGGAGATCACCAGTCCGGTGCAGGCCGTGCGCCTGCTGGGTACGGAGATCATCAAGGCCCTGGCCCTGTTCGGCGGGCTGTTCCGCACCCTGTCGCCCGTGGAGGCCGCGGCCGCGGAGCTTTCGAACGTCTGGCGCCACTCCCTGCGCACCGCGGGCTGCGCGCGCAACATCGCCCTTGCCGCGCGCGGCGGGGTGAAGTTCTCGGAGCAGTGCTTCCTCGCCGGGCTGCTGCACGACATCGGCAAGATCCTGTTCATGGACAACTTTCCCGAGGAATACGGCAAGATCCAGGTCTGGGCCAGAGAGCGGCAGGCCTCCCTGCACCGCCTGGAGCGGGAGGAGTTCGGCGTCTGCCATGCCGAGATCGGCGCCTATCTCATGGGGCTCTGGGCGCTGTCCCCGGAGGTCACGCAGGCCGTGGCCTTCCACCACGACCTCGCCGGGAGCGGGGAACCGGCCCTGGACATCCTGGCCGTGCTGCACGCGGCCGACGTCCTGGAACGCGAGATATCGGGCGGACAGGGCGAGGACGACAGGTTTGACGAGGGCTATCTGGCCGCCGCCGGATGCCTGGAGCATCTGGACGAGTGGCGGCGGATATGCAGGGAGAACCTGGGCGAGGAACAGACAGAGGACCAGAACGGGGGAGAGACGTGA